TTGGGAGACCTTCCGTTTCACCGCACCTTATGCGGTGATTCTTTCGCTGGTGGGCTTGGTCGAGACCTTGATGACCTTGCAACTGATCGATGAGGTCACCGACACGCGGGGCAAGGGGAACCGCGAGGCGATCGCGCTGGGTGCCGCGAATCTGGTGACCGGAGCATTCAAAGGGATGGGTGGCTGTGCGCTGGTGGGGGAAAGCCTGATCAACATCGGCTCGGGAGGACGTGGCAGGATGTCGGGCGTCTTCGCAGCGACCGCTCTGCTGAGCTTTATCCTGGTGGGTGCTCCCTTGATTGATCGCATCCCGATTGCCGCGCTTACGGGGGTAATGTTCGTGGTCGTGATCGCCACCTTCGAGTGGACGAGCTTCAAGACGATCGGGAAGGTGCCGCTGAGCGATGTCTTCGTGATCGTGGCAGTCACGGCAATCACGGTGTGGAAGGATCTCGCGATCGCGGTGATGAGCGGAGTGGTCCTGTCCGCGCTGGTCTTTGCGTGGAAGAGCGCGAAGCACGTGCGGCTCACGATAGCTGCGGATTCAGAGAAGGAGAGGGTCTACCGGCTGGAGGGGCTGCTCTACTTCGGGTCGGTGCGTAACTTCGCCGATCAATTCCGCCCCATGGCGGATCCGGATCTGGTGATTGTCGATTTCCAGCAGTCGAAGGTCTGCGATCTTTCCGGATTGGAAGCGATCAAGGCGCTGGCCGAGCGATACCGGAAGATCGGGAAAACGCTTCAATTGCGGCACCTCTCGCCGGACTGCCGGCGGATGCTGGATCGTGCCGGATCATTGATGGAAGTGGAGATTGCCGAGGATGATCCGGATTACTCGGTGGCGAGGATTCCGTAGCCGTAAGGCTTACCGCTTTGGAAAGAGGTAGGCGAAGCTCGATTCCTCCGTCGTGTTGTTAGGGTCGGAGTTCACGATTCTCACGTTGCAGCTCATGCCGGAAGAAAGGAAGACATCGGCGGGAAGCTGGTCCAGCTGGATGCGGACTGGGATGCGCTGCGCGAGCCTGACCCAGTTGAAGACAGGATCAACGTTGGCCAGGCCCTTCCCGGTGATTGCTTCATCAGAGATGCCGCGGGCGATGCTTTCCACGTGGCCGGTCAGCGGGCGCGAGCCTCCCATCAGCTCAATCTGCGCGCTGTCGCCGGAGTGGATCGCGGCGAGCTTGGTCTCCTCGAAGTAGCCGGCGATCCAGAAGGAATCGCGGTCGATGATGGCGAGTTGTTCTTGTCCGGCGGTGGCGTAGTCGCCTTGGCGGAGGTGGAGGTTGGTCACGTAGCCATTCACGGGTGAGACCACGGTACTGCGCTCCAGATTGAGCTTCGCCAAGTCACGGGTCGCGCTTGCTGCATCGACGGCGGCTTGGGCCACGGCCACGGCACTAATCGCGTTGTTGTGTTCCTCGGCGGAAATCGCCTTCACGTTTGCGAGGGTCTTCCGGCGCTCGGCCTGTTCCTTTTTTAAGGAAAGATCGGCTTCCCGGGTGGCCAACGTGGCTTCCGCTTCGCGCAGGGCGAGCGAGAGGCTTTCGGTATCGATGGTGAAGAGCACGTCGCCGCGGTTCACGAGTTGGTTGTCCTTGGCATGGAGCTGGACGATTTTTCCCGAGACTTCCGGGACGATGCGGACGATCTCCGCATTCACCCTGCCGTCGCGTGTCCAAGGTTCGGTGCGGTAGTGCGTCCAGCACGAGCGCGCTGCGTGGACCCCGGCGAGAGTGACGGCGAGGGTCAGCACGCATCTCAGAAGTCCCAGGATGATTTGTCGAAGGAGCGGGGATTTCATGGTCGTATGCGGGTCAGGGGTTCCAGAGGAAGGTCAGGCCTGCCAGCAGGATGAGGAAGATAGAGAGGTGGAAGAGCGCGGGAAAATAGACCCAGCGCTGGATCCGCAAGACAGCGAAGATCTGGTGAAGCGGGATCCACAAGGCCAGGCAGAGGAGGAAACGCGGCACGATCGACGAGAAGTAGATGCCGAAGATTTCAGATTCCATGTTCATGGGAATTTCCGGGCTGGAGTTTGGGCGGCGAGAAGCCGGCGCACTTCGTCGAGCAAGGCTGCGACGGTGAAGCGGAGCGACGGCTGGATAGCATCGTCGCGAAGGATATCGTGGAGAGAGTGGGCGATAGCCTCCTCATTGATTCTGCCGGTGGCGATGGCCGTGAGAACGGGAGCAGGAGATGGCAGGTCCCTTGCCAGCTTCCGCAGCGCGAGGAGATGGGTTCCGAGGTCCAGTTGGATCAGTCCTCCCTGCAGTTCATCCGTCGTGGTTTCCGGGTTCGCCTGCATCTGGCGCAGTTGG
This portion of the Luteolibacter luteus genome encodes:
- a CDS encoding SulP family inorganic anion transporter; translated protein: MFRDLFQKKRGTWKGDALAGLTTALALVPGSIAFAFVAGVPPISGLYAGFMICLITAAFGGRPGMISSAAGSLAVVMVALVAEGNRRGGDGAGFEYLLLTVMMMGLIQILIGVLKLGRFIRLVPHPVIMGFVNGLAIVVFLSQLKMFRERKGAVVGDWLQGQALWTMLGLCSATIAIVYLFPRLTKKVPSSLVAIIGVSIAAAFGISTMTVGDLSSVQGALPSLHLPQVPLNWETFRFTAPYAVILSLVGLVETLMTLQLIDEVTDTRGKGNREAIALGAANLVTGAFKGMGGCALVGESLINIGSGGRGRMSGVFAATALLSFILVGAPLIDRIPIAALTGVMFVVVIATFEWTSFKTIGKVPLSDVFVIVAVTAITVWKDLAIAVMSGVVLSALVFAWKSAKHVRLTIAADSEKERVYRLEGLLYFGSVRNFADQFRPMADPDLVIVDFQQSKVCDLSGLEAIKALAERYRKIGKTLQLRHLSPDCRRMLDRAGSLMEVEIAEDDPDYSVARIP
- a CDS encoding efflux RND transporter periplasmic adaptor subunit, with translation MKSPLLRQIILGLLRCVLTLAVTLAGVHAARSCWTHYRTEPWTRDGRVNAEIVRIVPEVSGKIVQLHAKDNQLVNRGDVLFTIDTESLSLALREAEATLATREADLSLKKEQAERRKTLANVKAISAEEHNNAISAVAVAQAAVDAASATRDLAKLNLERSTVVSPVNGYVTNLHLRQGDYATAGQEQLAIIDRDSFWIAGYFEETKLAAIHSGDSAQIELMGGSRPLTGHVESIARGISDEAITGKGLANVDPVFNWVRLAQRIPVRIQLDQLPADVFLSSGMSCNVRIVNSDPNNTTEESSFAYLFPKR
- a CDS encoding DUF1656 domain-containing protein, with amino-acid sequence MESEIFGIYFSSIVPRFLLCLALWIPLHQIFAVLRIQRWVYFPALFHLSIFLILLAGLTFLWNP